From the Helicobacter pylori genome, one window contains:
- a CDS encoding menaquinone biosynthesis decarboxylase: MRDFLKLLKKHDELKIIDTPLEVDLEIAHLAYIEAKKPNGGKALLFTKPIKKEHDQIKTFGMPVLMNAFGSFKRLDLLLKTPIENLQQRMQAFLRFDTPKNFTESLKVLKDLWDLRHIFPKKTARPKDLITKQDKEVNLWDLPVLKTWEKDGGAFITMGQVYTQSLDHKKKNLGMYRLQVYDKNHLGLHWQIHKDSQLFFHEYAKAKVKMPVSIAIGGDLLYTWCATAPLPYGIYELMLYGFMRGKKARVMPCLSNPLSVPSDCDIVIEGFVDCEKLELEGPFGDHTGYYTPIEPYPVLEVKTISYKKDSIYLATVVGKPPLEDKYMGYLTERLFLPLLQTHAPNLIDYYMPENGVFHNLILAKIHTRYNAHAKQVMHAFWGVGQMSFVKHAIFVNEDAPNLRDTNAIIEYILENFSKENALISQGVCDALDHASPEYAMGGKLGIDATSKSNTPYPTLLNDNALLALLQDKMQNIVLLKQYYPHTRNPICVISVEKKDKSVIELAKNLLGFEEHLRIVIFVEHVSNDLNNPYMLLWRIVNNIDAKRDILTSKHCFFIDATNKGVMDKHFREWPVETNCSMEVIENLKKKGLLKDFETLNQKFHLTHSFSTHQKEL, from the coding sequence ATGCGAGATTTTTTAAAGCTTTTAAAAAAGCATGATGAATTAAAAATCATTGACACCCCCCTTGAAGTGGATTTAGAAATCGCTCATCTGGCGTATATAGAAGCGAAAAAACCTAATGGAGGCAAAGCCCTTTTATTCACGAAACCCATAAAAAAAGAGCATGACCAGATCAAAACCTTTGGCATGCCTGTTTTGATGAACGCTTTTGGCTCTTTCAAACGATTAGATCTTTTATTAAAAACCCCTATAGAAAATCTGCAACAACGCATGCAAGCTTTCTTGCGCTTTGACACCCCTAAAAACTTCACTGAGAGTTTGAAAGTCTTAAAAGATTTATGGGATTTAAGACACATTTTCCCTAAAAAAACCGCTCGCCCCAAAGATCTCATCACCAAGCAAGATAAAGAAGTCAATTTGTGGGATCTACCCGTTTTAAAAACTTGGGAAAAAGATGGCGGGGCTTTCATCACTATGGGGCAAGTCTATACCCAAAGCCTGGATCATAAAAAAAAGAATTTAGGCATGTACCGTTTGCAAGTTTATGATAAAAACCATTTAGGCTTGCACTGGCAAATCCATAAAGACTCCCAGCTCTTTTTCCACGAATACGCTAAGGCTAAAGTCAAAATGCCTGTCAGTATCGCTATTGGTGGGGATTTGCTCTACACATGGTGCGCGACAGCCCCCTTACCTTATGGCATTTATGAGCTCATGCTCTATGGGTTTATGAGAGGAAAAAAAGCGCGCGTGATGCCATGCTTGAGTAATCCTTTGAGCGTGCCAAGCGATTGCGATATTGTGATAGAAGGGTTTGTGGATTGCGAGAAATTAGAGCTTGAAGGGCCTTTTGGGGATCACACTGGTTATTATACCCCCATTGAGCCTTACCCTGTTTTAGAAGTCAAAACCATTAGCTATAAAAAAGATTCCATTTACTTAGCCACTGTGGTGGGTAAGCCTCCTTTAGAAGACAAATACATGGGGTATTTGACCGAACGCTTGTTCTTGCCCTTGCTTCAAACGCACGCCCCCAATCTCATAGATTATTACATGCCAGAAAATGGGGTGTTTCATAATTTGATTTTAGCCAAAATACACACGCGCTATAACGCTCATGCCAAGCAAGTCATGCATGCTTTTTGGGGCGTGGGGCAGATGAGTTTTGTCAAGCATGCGATTTTTGTCAATGAAGACGCCCCTAATCTAAGAGACACCAACGCTATCATTGAGTATATATTAGAGAATTTTTCTAAAGAAAACGCGCTCATCTCTCAAGGCGTGTGCGATGCGCTAGATCATGCAAGCCCTGAATACGCTATGGGGGGAAAACTCGGTATTGATGCGACTTCTAAAAGCAATACCCCCTACCCCACGCTTTTAAACGATAACGCCCTATTAGCGCTTTTACAAGATAAAATGCAAAATATCGTTCTTTTGAAGCAATATTACCCGCACACTCGTAACCCCATTTGCGTGATTAGCGTGGAAAAGAAAGATAAAAGCGTCATTGAATTGGCTAAAAACTTGCTCGGTTTTGAAGAGCATTTGCGCATTGTCATCTTTGTAGAGCATGTCAGCAACGATTTAAACAACCCTTACATGCTGTTATGGCGCATCGTTAATAACATTGACGCTAAGCGTGATATCCTCACCTCCAAACATTGTTTTTTTATAGACGCTACCAATAAGGGCGTTATGGATAAACATTTTAGAGAATGGCCAGTAGAAACGAATTGCTCCATGGAAGTCATAGAAAATTTGAAAAAGAAAGGGCTTTTAAAAGATTTTGAAACTTTAAATCAAAAATTCCACCTCACGCATTCTTTTAGCACGCATCAAAAAGAGCTATAA
- the serA gene encoding phosphoglycerate dehydrogenase has translation MYQVAICDPIHAKGIQILEAQKDIVLHDYSKCPKKELLEKLTPMDALITRSMTPITSDFLKPLTHLKSIVRAGVGVDNIDLESCSQKGIVVMNIPTANTIAAVELTMAHLINAVRSFPCANDQIKHQRLWKREDWYGTELKNKKLGIIGFGNIGSRVGIRAKAFEMEVLAYDPYIPSSKATDLGVIYTKNFEDILQCDMITIHTPKNKETINMIGAKEIERMKKGVILINCARGGLYNEDALYEALETKKVRWLGIDVFSKEPGIHNKLLDLPNVYATPHIGANTLESQEEISKQAAQGVMESLRGSSHPHALNLPMQAFDASAKAYLNLAQKLGYFSSQIHKGVCQKIELSLCGEINQFKDALVAFTLVGVLKPVVGDKINYINAPFVAKERGIEIKVSLKESASPYKNMLSLTLNAANGAISVSGTVFEEDILKLTEIDGFHIDIEPKGKMLLFRNTDIPGVIGSVGNAFARHGINIADFRLGRNTQKEALALIIVDEEVSLEVLEELKNIPACLSVHYVVI, from the coding sequence ATGTATCAAGTAGCCATTTGCGACCCCATCCATGCTAAAGGCATTCAAATTTTAGAAGCCCAAAAAGACATTGTCTTGCATGACTATTCCAAATGCCCCAAAAAGGAGCTTTTAGAAAAACTCACTCCTATGGATGCGCTCATCACTCGCAGCATGACCCCTATCACAAGCGATTTTTTAAAGCCCTTAACCCACCTAAAATCCATTGTGAGAGCGGGCGTGGGAGTGGATAATATTGATTTAGAAAGCTGCTCTCAAAAAGGGATTGTGGTGATGAATATCCCTACCGCTAACACGATTGCTGCTGTGGAATTGACCATGGCGCATTTGATCAATGCGGTGCGCTCGTTCCCTTGCGCGAACGATCAAATCAAACACCAACGGCTATGGAAAAGAGAAGACTGGTATGGCACGGAATTGAAAAATAAAAAGCTAGGCATTATCGGTTTTGGGAATATTGGCTCTAGGGTGGGCATTAGGGCAAAAGCCTTTGAAATGGAAGTTTTAGCCTATGATCCTTATATCCCTTCTTCAAAAGCCACTGATTTAGGGGTCATTTACACGAAAAATTTTGAAGACATTTTGCAATGCGACATGATCACTATCCACACCCCTAAAAATAAAGAAACCATTAACATGATAGGCGCTAAAGAGATTGAACGCATGAAAAAAGGGGTTATTTTGATCAATTGCGCTAGAGGGGGGCTTTATAACGAAGACGCTCTTTATGAAGCTTTAGAAACCAAAAAAGTGCGTTGGCTTGGCATTGATGTCTTTTCTAAAGAGCCTGGCATTCATAACAAGCTTTTAGACTTGCCTAATGTGTATGCGACCCCCCATATTGGCGCGAACACTTTAGAGTCCCAAGAAGAAATTTCCAAACAAGCCGCTCAAGGGGTTATGGAATCTTTAAGGGGTTCAAGCCACCCGCATGCTCTAAATTTACCCATGCAAGCTTTTGATGCAAGCGCTAAAGCCTACTTGAATTTAGCGCAAAAACTGGGTTATTTTTCCAGTCAAATCCATAAGGGCGTGTGCCAAAAGATTGAGCTCAGTCTTTGTGGGGAGATCAACCAATTCAAAGACGCCCTTGTCGCTTTTACGCTAGTAGGGGTGTTAAAACCCGTTGTAGGGGATAAAATCAATTACATTAACGCCCCCTTTGTGGCTAAAGAAAGAGGCATTGAAATCAAGGTTAGCCTTAAAGAAAGCGCTTCACCTTATAAAAACATGCTCTCTTTAACTTTAAATGCGGCTAATGGCGCGATCAGCGTGAGCGGCACGGTGTTTGAAGAAGATATTTTAAAACTCACTGAGATCGATGGGTTTCATATTGATATAGAGCCAAAGGGTAAAATGCTTTTATTCAGGAATACGGATATTCCAGGCGTTATTGGGAGCGTGGGGAATGCGTTCGCTAGGCATGGCATTAATATCGCTGATTTTCGTTTGGGGCGCAACACGCAAAAAGAAGCCCTAGCGCTCATCATTGTAGATGAAGAAGTTTCTTTGGAAGTTTTAGAAGAGCTTAAAAACATTCCTGCATGCTTAAGCGTTCATTATGTGGTTATTTAA
- a CDS encoding 30S ribosomal protein S1 encodes MSKIADDQYFNDEEEDFAKLLEKEETLEKGTIKEGLIVSINENDGYAMVSVGGKTEGRLALNEITDEKGQLMYQKNDPIVVHVSEKGEHPSVSYKKAISQQKIQAKIEELGENYENAIIEGKIVGKNKGGYIVESQGVEYFLSRSHSSLKNDANHIGKRIKACIIRVDKENHSINISRKRFFEVNDKRQLEVSKELLEATEPVLGVVRQITPFGIFVEVKEIEGLVHYSEISHKGPVNPEKYYKEGDEVYVKAIAYDEEKRRLSLSIKATIEDPWEEIQDKLKPGYAIKVVVSNIEHYGVFVDIGNDIEGFLHVSEISWDKNVSHPSHYLSVGQEIDVKIIDIDPKNRRLRVSLKQLTNRPFDVFESKHQVGDIVEGKVATLTDFGAFLNLGGVDGLLHNHDAFWDKDKKCKDHYKIGDAIKVKILKINKKDKKISLSAKHLVTSPTEEFAQKHKTDSVIQGKVVSIKDFGVFIHADGIDVLIKNEDLNPLKKDEIKIGQEITCVVVAIEKSNNKVRASVHRLERKKEKEELQAFNTSDDKMTLGDILKEKL; translated from the coding sequence ATGAGCAAGATAGCAGACGATCAGTATTTTAATGACGAGGAGGAAGACTTCGCAAAACTCTTAGAAAAAGAAGAAACTCTAGAAAAAGGCACTATCAAAGAAGGGTTAATCGTTTCCATCAATGAGAATGATGGGTATGCCATGGTGAGCGTGGGCGGTAAGACAGAAGGCCGTTTGGCTTTGAATGAGATCACCGATGAAAAGGGGCAATTGATGTATCAAAAAAATGACCCCATTGTCGTGCATGTGTCCGAAAAAGGCGAACACCCTAGCGTTTCCTACAAAAAGGCCATTTCCCAACAAAAGATTCAGGCTAAAATTGAAGAATTGGGCGAAAACTATGAAAACGCCATTATTGAGGGCAAGATCGTAGGCAAGAATAAAGGAGGCTATATCGTGGAGTCTCAAGGCGTGGAGTATTTCCTCTCCCGCTCGCACTCTTCTTTAAAGAATGACGCGAACCATATCGGCAAACGCATTAAAGCGTGTATCATTCGTGTGGATAAGGAAAACCACTCTATCAATATTTCTCGCAAACGATTCTTTGAAGTCAATGACAAACGACAGCTTGAAGTTTCTAAAGAATTGTTAGAAGCTACAGAGCCGGTGTTAGGGGTTGTGCGCCAGATCACTCCTTTTGGTATTTTTGTAGAAGTTAAGGAGATTGAGGGCTTGGTCCATTATTCTGAAATCAGCCATAAAGGGCCAGTCAACCCTGAGAAATACTACAAAGAGGGCGATGAAGTCTATGTCAAAGCCATCGCTTACGATGAGGAAAAAAGACGCCTTTCACTCTCTATAAAAGCGACCATAGAAGACCCATGGGAAGAGATCCAAGACAAGCTAAAACCCGGATACGCCATTAAGGTGGTGGTGAGCAACATTGAACATTATGGGGTGTTTGTGGATATTGGTAATGATATTGAAGGCTTTTTGCATGTTTCTGAAATCTCTTGGGATAAAAATGTCAGCCACCCTAGCCATTACTTGAGCGTGGGGCAAGAAATTGATGTGAAGATCATTGACATTGATCCTAAAAACCGCCGCTTAAGGGTTTCTTTAAAACAGCTCACTAACAGGCCTTTTGATGTTTTTGAATCCAAACACCAAGTGGGGGATATTGTAGAGGGAAAAGTGGCGACTTTAACGGATTTTGGGGCGTTTTTGAATCTGGGTGGGGTGGATGGCTTGCTCCACAATCACGACGCTTTTTGGGATAAAGATAAAAAATGCAAAGACCACTATAAAATTGGCGATGCGATCAAAGTCAAAATCCTTAAAATCAACAAAAAAGATAAAAAGATTTCTTTGAGCGCGAAGCACTTGGTGACTTCCCCTACAGAAGAATTCGCTCAAAAGCATAAAACAGACAGCGTGATTCAAGGCAAAGTGGTGAGTATTAAGGATTTTGGCGTTTTCATTCATGCTGATGGCATTGATGTGCTGATCAAAAACGAAGATTTGAACCCCTTGAAAAAAGACGAAATCAAAATAGGGCAGGAAATCACATGCGTGGTTGTTGCGATTGAAAAATCCAACAACAAGGTGCGTGCTTCTGTGCATAGGTTAGAGCGTAAAAAAGAAAAAGAAGAATTGCAAGCTTTTAACACGAGCGATGATAAAATGACTTTAGGGGATATTCTTAAAGAAAAACTCTAA
- a CDS encoding 4-hydroxy-3-methylbut-2-enyl diphosphate reductase, with protein sequence MEIKMAKDYGFCFGVKRAIQIAEKNQNSLIFGSLIHNAKEINRLEKNFNVKIEEDPKKIPKNKSVIIRTHGIPKQDLEYLKNKGVKITDATCPYVIKPQQIVESMSKEGYQIVLFGDINHPEVKGVISYATNQALVINSLEELQEKKLQRKVALVSQTTKQTPKLLQIASYLVERCTEVRIFNTICNATSYNQKAALDLSKEVDIMIVVGGKTSSNTKQLLSIAKQHCKDSYLVEDENELELAWFKDKKLCGITAGASTPDWIIENVKQKISTI encoded by the coding sequence ATGGAAATTAAAATGGCTAAGGATTATGGTTTTTGTTTTGGCGTCAAAAGAGCGATACAAATCGCTGAAAAAAATCAAAACAGCTTGATTTTTGGATCGCTCATTCATAACGCTAAAGAAATCAATCGTTTGGAAAAAAACTTCAATGTGAAAATTGAAGAAGATCCTAAAAAAATCCCTAAAAATAAGAGCGTGATCATAAGAACCCATGGCATTCCTAAGCAGGATTTAGAATACTTGAAAAATAAGGGGGTCAAAATCACTGATGCGACTTGCCCGTATGTGATCAAACCTCAGCAAATTGTGGAATCCATGAGCAAAGAAGGGTATCAAATCGTGCTTTTTGGGGATATTAACCACCCTGAAGTCAAGGGCGTGATCAGCTATGCCACTAACCAGGCTTTAGTCATCAATTCGTTAGAAGAATTGCAAGAAAAAAAATTGCAACGGAAAGTGGCCTTAGTTTCTCAAACCACCAAGCAAACCCCAAAACTCTTGCAAATCGCTTCCTATTTGGTAGAAAGATGCACTGAAGTGCGTATTTTTAACACGATTTGTAACGCCACTTCCTACAACCAAAAAGCCGCTTTGGATTTGAGTAAGGAAGTGGATATTATGATAGTCGTGGGCGGTAAAACTTCTTCAAACACCAAACAGCTCTTAAGCATCGCCAAACAGCATTGTAAAGACAGCTACTTGGTAGAAGATGAAAACGAATTAGAGTTAGCGTGGTTTAAGGATAAGAAATTGTGTGGGATTACCGCTGGGGCTTCCACGCCGGATTGGATTATAGAAAATGTCAAGCAAAAAATCAGCACGATTTAA
- the aroA gene encoding 3-phosphoshikimate 1-carboxyvinyltransferase produces the protein MIELDINASDKSLSHRAVIFSLLAQKPCFVRNFLMGEDCLSSLEIAQNLGAKVENIAKNSFKITPPTAIKEPNKILNCNNSGTSMRLYSGLLSAQKGLFVLSGDNSLNARPMKRIIEPLKAFGAKILGREDNHFAPLVILGSPLKACDYESPIASAQVKSAFILSALQAQGISAYKESELSRNHTEIMLKSLGANIHNQDGVLTISPLEKPLEAFDFTIANDPSSAFFFALACAITPKSRLLLKNVLLNPTRIEAFEALKKMGASIEYAIQSKDLEVIGDIYIEHAPLKAINIDQNIASLIDEIPALSIAMLFAKGKSMVKNAKDLRAKESDRIKAVVSNFKALGIECEEFEDGFYIEGLGDISPLKQCFSQKKPPLIKSFNDHRIAMSFAVLTLILPLEIDNLECANISFPQFKRLLNQFKKGSLNGN, from the coding sequence GTGATAGAGCTTGACATTAACGCCAGCGATAAATCGCTCTCGCACAGAGCCGTTATTTTTAGCCTGCTCGCTCAAAAACCTTGTTTCGTGCGGAATTTTTTAATGGGAGAAGATTGTTTAAGCTCTTTAGAAATCGCTCAAAATTTAGGGGCTAAAGTGGAAAATATCGCCAAAAATTCTTTTAAAATCACACCCCCAACGGCTATAAAAGAGCCTAATAAGATTTTAAATTGCAACAATTCTGGCACCAGTATGCGTTTATACAGCGGGCTTTTAAGCGCTCAAAAAGGGCTTTTTGTTTTAAGTGGGGACAATTCCCTAAACGCACGCCCCATGAAAAGAATCATTGAGCCTTTGAAAGCTTTTGGGGCAAAGATTTTAGGGAGAGAGGATAACCATTTCGCCCCTTTAGTGATCTTAGGGAGTCCCTTAAAAGCTTGCGATTATGAAAGCCCTATCGCTTCAGCTCAAGTCAAAAGCGCTTTTATTTTAAGCGCCCTACAAGCTCAAGGCATAAGCGCCTATAAAGAAAGCGAGCTTAGCCGTAACCACACAGAAATCATGCTTAAAAGTTTGGGGGCTAACATTCACAATCAAGACGGCGTTTTAACAATTTCACCCTTAGAAAAACCCCTAGAAGCTTTTGACTTTACCATAGCCAATGATCCGTCTAGCGCGTTTTTTTTCGCCCTCGCTTGCGCGATTACGCCAAAAAGCCGCCTTCTTTTAAAAAATGTCTTGCTCAACCCCACTCGCATAGAAGCTTTTGAAGCGTTGAAAAAAATGGGCGCTTCCATAGAATATGCGATTCAGTCCAAAGATTTAGAAGTTATTGGCGATATTTACATAGAGCATGCCCCTTTAAAAGCGATCAATATTGATCAGAATATCGCTAGTCTTATTGATGAAATCCCCGCTTTAAGTATTGCTATGCTTTTTGCAAAAGGCAAAAGCATGGTTAAAAACGCTAAAGATTTACGAGCTAAAGAAAGCGATAGGATTAAAGCGGTTGTTTCTAATTTCAAAGCTTTAGGGATTGAGTGCGAAGAGTTTGAAGACGGGTTTTACATAGAAGGATTAGGAGATATAAGCCCATTAAAACAGTGCTTTTCTCAAAAAAAACCCCCCCTTATCAAAAGCTTCAATGATCACAGGATTGCGATGAGTTTCGCTGTTTTAACTTTAATTTTACCTTTAGAAATTGACAATTTAGAATGCGCAAACATTTCTTTCCCGCAATTCAAACGCTTACTCAATCAATTCAAAAAAGGGAGTCTCAATGGAAATTAA
- the pheT gene encoding phenylalanine--tRNA ligase subunit beta, which produces MKLSVNDLNVFVNTPKDIAKLCEDLSRLGLEVESCIPCIAPKNVVVGKVLEKAPHKNAEKLSVCQVDVGKEVLPIVCGAKNVAPNQFAPVALKGAIIGSTPIAKTELRGVESHGMICSSTELGFPKINDGILELDESVGELVLGKELNEYAPFNTHVLEISLTPNRGDCLSVLGIAREISAFYHTPLKPIKALNFTPKSDLITLSVGENIESHLAYYLIYNHSLKTPLNIKLSLAHNNALSENDLNNFIEFSAHFSGVILNAYGLNTTPVDLSVKNDENNLESVYINHQKRSTIAIKHQDQKDLSECLLLEASYTDPVSLSLKLHALKDKTLQKDNALIYRSARGSNPNLSDGLNFLSVHLKATILESKQTKHSLKDRALKFQLEDITEILGLAVEEEKIQGILKNLGFKVSAKEPNSKPQILEVIVPNFRHDIKTIQDIAEEILRFVGIDNLISKPLNCVSSKNSNPHYDTHRFFENLKHKALACGFKEVIHYVFYSKEKQQKLGFEVLEDPLELQNPITTELNTLRTSLVCGLLDASLRNKNLGFKSIALYEKGSVYNSKREEIQKLGFLISGLQKKESYPYAKGKAWDFYSFAECVSRIIGDFSLEKLTTQTPINHPYQSAKIIQNHEVIGVIAKIHPKVIQEWDLFESYYAEIDASKLKRPAMLLKPFSIYPSSMRDLTLIIDENTAFSRIKKALKDAQIPNLSEILPLDIFKESDNTIALSVRCMIHSLEKTLNDEEVNSVVQKVLEILEKEFNARLKG; this is translated from the coding sequence ATGAAACTAAGCGTCAATGATTTGAATGTTTTTGTCAATACGCCTAAAGATATAGCCAAACTCTGTGAGGATTTGAGCCGCTTAGGTTTAGAAGTGGAAAGCTGTATCCCTTGTATCGCTCCTAAAAATGTGGTTGTGGGTAAGGTTTTAGAAAAAGCCCCCCATAAAAACGCCGAAAAACTCAGCGTGTGTCAAGTGGATGTGGGTAAAGAAGTGTTGCCAATCGTGTGCGGGGCTAAAAATGTCGCGCCAAACCAATTTGCACCAGTCGCCCTCAAAGGAGCGATCATAGGCTCAACCCCAATCGCTAAAACCGAGCTTAGGGGGGTTGAAAGCCATGGCATGATTTGCTCTAGCACTGAATTAGGCTTCCCTAAAATCAATGATGGCATCTTGGAATTAGATGAGAGCGTTGGGGAGTTGGTTTTAGGGAAAGAATTAAACGAATACGCCCCTTTCAACACGCATGTTTTAGAAATTTCATTGACTCCTAATCGTGGGGATTGCTTGAGCGTTTTAGGTATTGCTAGAGAAATTAGCGCCTTTTATCACACGCCCCTAAAACCTATCAAGGCTTTAAATTTTACACCCAAAAGCGATTTGATCACGCTTAGTGTGGGTGAAAATATTGAATCGCATCTGGCTTATTATTTGATTTATAATCATTCTTTAAAAACCCCTTTAAATATCAAGCTTTCGCTCGCTCATAACAATGCCTTAAGCGAGAACGACCTGAACAATTTCATAGAATTTAGCGCGCATTTTAGTGGGGTAATATTGAACGCTTATGGCCTGAATACAACCCCTGTTGATTTGAGCGTGAAAAACGATGAAAACAACCTTGAAAGCGTTTATATCAACCATCAAAAACGCTCCACTATCGCTATCAAGCATCAAGATCAAAAAGATTTGAGCGAGTGTTTGCTTTTAGAGGCGAGTTATACCGATCCTGTAAGTCTGTCTTTAAAATTACACGCTCTAAAAGATAAAACGCTTCAAAAAGACAACGCCCTTATTTATAGAAGTGCTAGGGGGAGTAACCCTAATCTATCAGACGGCCTGAATTTTTTAAGCGTTCATTTAAAAGCCACGATTTTAGAAAGCAAACAAACCAAGCATTCTTTAAAGGATCGTGCCCTTAAATTCCAGCTTGAAGACATCACCGAAATTTTGGGGCTTGCCGTAGAGGAAGAAAAAATTCAAGGCATTTTAAAAAATTTAGGCTTTAAAGTTAGCGCAAAAGAGCCAAACTCAAAACCCCAAATTTTAGAGGTTATTGTTCCCAATTTCAGGCATGACATTAAAACGATCCAAGATATTGCTGAAGAAATCTTGCGCTTTGTAGGGATTGATAATTTGATCTCAAAGCCCCTTAATTGCGTCAGTAGCAAAAATTCAAACCCCCATTATGACACGCACCGCTTTTTTGAAAACCTTAAACACAAGGCTCTCGCTTGCGGTTTTAAAGAAGTCATTCATTACGTGTTTTACTCTAAAGAAAAACAGCAAAAACTGGGCTTTGAAGTTTTAGAAGATCCCCTAGAATTGCAAAACCCTATCACAACGGAATTAAACACCCTAAGAACGAGTCTTGTTTGCGGGCTTTTAGACGCCAGTTTAAGGAATAAAAATTTAGGGTTTAAAAGCATAGCCCTTTATGAAAAAGGGAGCGTGTATAACTCTAAAAGAGAAGAGATCCAAAAACTAGGCTTTTTAATAAGCGGCTTACAAAAGAAAGAGAGCTACCCTTACGCTAAAGGCAAGGCGTGGGATTTTTATTCTTTCGCTGAATGCGTTTCAAGAATTATAGGGGATTTTAGCTTGGAAAAACTAACCACTCAAACCCCCATTAACCACCCCTACCAGAGTGCTAAAATCATTCAAAATCATGAAGTAATAGGCGTGATCGCTAAGATCCACCCTAAAGTGATTCAGGAATGGGATTTGTTTGAAAGCTATTACGCTGAGATAGACGCTTCTAAACTCAAACGCCCTGCCATGCTGTTAAAACCCTTTAGCATTTACCCTAGCAGTATGAGGGATTTGACTCTCATCATTGATGAAAATACCGCTTTTAGCAGGATTAAAAAAGCCTTAAAAGACGCTCAAATCCCTAATTTAAGCGAAATTCTACCCCTTGATATTTTTAAAGAAAGCGATAACACCATAGCCTTAAGCGTGCGTTGCATGATCCATTCTTTAGAAAAAACCCTGAATGATGAAGAAGTTAATTCAGTTGTTCAAAAAGTGCTTGAAATTTTAGAAAAAGAATTTAACGCCCGCCTTAAGGGATAA
- the pheS gene encoding phenylalanine--tRNA ligase subunit alpha produces MHTLIERLEKVTNSKELEEVRLNALGKKGVFADKFNQLKNLNGEEKNAFAKEIHHYKQAFEKAFELKKKAILELELEERLKKEKIDVSLFNATNTSSSHPLNYTKNKIIEFFTPLGYKLEIGSLVEDDFHNFSALNLPPYHPARDMQDTFYFKDHKLLRTHTSPVQIHTMQEQTPPIKMICLGETFRRDYDLTHTPMFHQIEGLVVDQKGNIRFTHLKGVIEDFLHYFFGGVKLRWRSSFFPFTEPSAEVDISCVFCKQEGCRVCSRTGWLEVLGCGMVNNAVFEAIGYENVSGFAFGMGIERLAMLTCQINDLRSFFETDLRVLESF; encoded by the coding sequence TTGCACACCTTAATAGAGCGATTAGAAAAGGTTACTAACAGCAAAGAGTTAGAAGAAGTGCGTTTGAATGCTTTGGGTAAAAAAGGGGTTTTTGCGGATAAATTCAACCAACTCAAAAATCTAAACGGCGAAGAAAAAAACGCCTTTGCTAAAGAAATCCACCATTATAAACAAGCGTTTGAAAAGGCCTTTGAATTGAAAAAAAAGGCTATTTTAGAGCTTGAATTAGAAGAACGCTTGAAAAAAGAAAAAATTGATGTGAGCTTGTTTAACGCTACCAACACAAGCTCTTCTCACCCTTTGAATTATACTAAAAATAAAATCATTGAATTTTTTACCCCATTAGGATACAAGCTTGAAATCGGCTCTTTAGTGGAAGATGATTTCCATAATTTCAGTGCTTTAAACTTGCCCCCTTACCACCCTGCAAGAGACATGCAAGACACTTTCTATTTTAAAGATCACAAGCTTTTAAGGACTCACACTTCGCCCGTTCAAATCCACACCATGCAAGAACAGACCCCACCCATTAAAATGATCTGTTTAGGCGAAACCTTTAGGCGCGATTATGACTTGACCCACACGCCCATGTTCCACCAAATTGAAGGGCTTGTCGTGGATCAAAAAGGGAATATCCGTTTCACGCACTTAAAGGGCGTGATAGAAGACTTTTTGCATTATTTCTTTGGCGGCGTGAAATTAAGGTGGCGTTCAAGCTTTTTCCCTTTCACAGAGCCAAGCGCTGAAGTGGATATTAGTTGCGTGTTTTGCAAACAGGAAGGCTGTAGGGTTTGTTCGCGCACAGGCTGGTTGGAAGTGTTGGGCTGTGGCATGGTCAATAATGCGGTGTTTGAAGCCATAGGGTATGAGAATGTGAGCGGGTTTGCCTTTGGCATGGGGATTGAAAGATTGGCCATGCTGACTTGTCAAATCAATGATTTACGCAGTTTCTTTGAAACTGATTTGAGAGTGTTGGAGAGTTTTTAA
- a CDS encoding histidine triad nucleotide-binding protein gives MNVFEKIIQGEIPCSKILENERFLSFYDINPKAKVHALVIPKQSIQDFNGITPELMAQMTSFIFEVVEKLGIKEKGYKLLTNVGKNAGQEVMHLHFHILSGDKH, from the coding sequence ATGAATGTGTTTGAAAAAATAATCCAAGGCGAAATCCCTTGCTCTAAGATTTTAGAAAACGAGCGTTTTTTATCCTTTTATGACATTAACCCTAAAGCTAAAGTGCATGCGTTAGTGATCCCTAAGCAAAGCATTCAGGATTTTAATGGCATCACCCCAGAGCTTATGGCGCAAATGACAAGTTTTATTTTTGAAGTGGTGGAAAAATTAGGCATCAAAGAAAAGGGTTACAAGCTTTTAACGAATGTGGGTAAAAACGCGGGGCAAGAGGTGATGCATTTGCATTTTCATATTTTAAGCGGAGATAAACATTAA